Part of the Rhipicephalus sanguineus isolate Rsan-2018 chromosome 5, BIME_Rsan_1.4, whole genome shotgun sequence genome is shown below.
gacgcaccatgtggacagaactataaaggaagagcgcagaaataacgaaagaaactatttcaaacctgttttaaaagtgcgaaccactattgtgcactcaatataaaaaagagggttgtcgcttctagttcaaaaagcaatgaagaagaaaaacgacaaatgaaagtaacaaacaatactgctagtacggcttcccaatagctgtATTTGTTTGGTAACACCGCGTATGctgacctctcagtgaacaaggtgaagttgtcgattggctgttaatgtccacctgatgcccgtatccGTATGTTTATATTcggtcacggtgttaactgctaaaaggtacaaaatcctcacggctttaaaagatggtgaacaataatattgcgttaGAATTACgactcattgacctgaactctggaacagcagtgtcttttcctttcgtctgcgcttatttttgtcctgctcggtatcaaaggacaaagttgacccagcgaggaagcttagcgaagcggtcaatgacttccgacacgctgatatcgacatttctgtgggcgtacagaggtgcctggccaaccatgcgttcctcagacatcgtagacctcttgcttgaaaacgttctctctgcgctggcagtggtcactggaagggtgactagaatctggagtagcttatacacattcggatagaacctgctgtcgcattgagagagggcatcggtccctgtactggggcgctggtttgctgctttgttcgcgcactttgtccaccatagtcgcagttctcccaaagcagccctcgtttcgacgtaatgcgcaaaaacggtcgggagattttctgctcctttcttccgatcatcttgcattggtggtattgcggatggtacaattactgaaaagtcctttagatgtgccctgtgcttttcgaaccgttggtttaactgggctagtatgtggtccatgaacggaatgaacagggttctgcgaaaatattttTCCGTGCTTTCAAATgtattgctcccaaggttttgcttccggacaccggcttgacggctggtgatctccacagtcagtttttctgccaatgcctgcacttgcacaaatatttttgagaaaaaaGTATTCGCGTTCTTCGGTCATTTTCAActgtctgctgtaccgcttctctgtcttcaatggcagcgctcatattgatactcctcgtctgcagcagctttgacagtggcaaagtcagtgctaacacgtgttccgccacatgcaggcttacaaggaacgctggtgacaagagtgccaacattagactgtttgcctgccctggactttcgccatttctgtTAAatttaatctcctctagtgctgcgatccaaagaggctcacaaatgaaagcactgcatcgtgcttctcgacccagctcgtttcgcatagtcccagaaggtgctgccttgtagactcaggacagctcaaacttatcattttttgCAAAACCTGTGAGTGGCTAGAAGACTTACGGAAAAAGTCTGATGTCacctttagagtcccaaaacagtttcggataTCTGTGGTGGAGCATACCGCACACAGAACTAAATTGAGGgagtgactggcgcagtgagtgtagactgcggctggatatttctcacgaacagcagcttgaccaTCATTAATTTTGCCGTCCATtgagcttgcaccatcgtagccttgaccaaggagatgctgcatgttaattcccatgtctacaaggaaccttatgatggtgtcggcgagggcccggccactttggtcatgaattggcacaaagcctaagaacacttcttcgatttcgttcgcatccttattaggtaccttgcacaaacagtaagctgctcgataccagcaatatcGGTTGTTTCAACGGCAAGTACGGAAAAGCAGCCTGCAGcatttacttttgcgactaggctttccttgatgattgcagcagagatttctataatctggttttgtacatctggacttaaatacaagccattatttgggcaactttccaaatgctaatttagatctgtgtcgccacaatccgctcgcatgcgaagcagcgttctgaagtggcctgtatttgtagaggaggcagTGCTTTCTATAATCCAttggaccactgtctctatggccacggagagccagaccttgccgcccgcaaaagagaactgtctcaacaataggctgtaacttccttcggttctctcttatttgaatttgcctgccatggtccagttgatcaacaatactgggcacacatcctgagaaggtttgaagaaaattatcggctaccagctgagcgttagtgtgatatttagtggcttcatgtgcaccgaaggcttcgagggcgtgcttccacttttgaaattgcttggatacgagggccccagtgcgcgcatgttggcccttgccaacctcacttctgctaaaaaggacacacactcgacaaaacgcaccctcttgaagcgctgagtagctaggccatcggtacctgtccagccaagccacctgaaaccATCGTTACTGCTTCAAATGGTTCATAGACTTAAGCATGTAgcctggcggaggaatccaagaagacgttagcagttgatgttttttctgatcatccacttttgagtcatctgtgtagagccccatatcaaacttgcttttgctaacattttgagTGTCTGAAAAAGATAAATAGATAAAAGataagcccaataaatcccaccccccCGGGTGATGTccctggtcggtggtgtatgagagcacgaaaaatttcggggggggctgaagccccataagcccccctcccccctagctacgcccctgcaatgCACTCCATTACACCGGTGAATCGTTTTGGTACAATTGTTCCAATTGTGAATCCAAACGTGAAGCGTGAGCTAGGCCCCATGTTCAAAAACTATGCGCCCATTTTTACGTTAGTGTTTCTTGAAAATGACAATATCAGCCAGCTCACGAGTTATTTTTCGAACTATAGAGCTATGAAATCAGTAACAATGCTGAACCATTGTCGTTTTGAAGACTTCACACTGTCCGGTGGGCAGTGCTTCCTTGCTGCGCACTGAGTCTTgtggctctctctctctgtttctagcGCAAACGTTGAAAGGGCGTTTCCAAGGCGTAGCATCATCAATCGAAAGAGGCGCACTTCTACTGGTGACAGCAATCTCATAAAGTATGCTTGTGTCTACTGTATTACAACAGCCTTTAAGGCTGTAATAGGCACAAACGCGGGTGTTTTGTACCCAAGTACTTGTGCTTGTATGTCTATGTGTTTGTGCACTCAAACCTTCCAGAGAACTAATATACGCTTCTTGTGTTCTGATGTTcttgtgttcagatatcatttcatctgtTTTGGAGCATtgtgaataatgcaaaattaaactccaaattttggagaattggggatttatgaGAAATAAACTCAAATAAATGATGAATTTCCACCACCAGAAATAAACACCAAAAGccccctccgaatttcaagaaaaataaactccaaaaacacggagccctagcaaTAACCCAAGAATACAAGTCGCATGAGAACAAACaaagtgcatttgtattgtaaTTCTTAAAACTGCACATTAGAGAGCATTTAGGCTGAGCAATCTGACTGACTACGTTTGAACAATACACTGCAATGCTGTCTTGTCAATAAGAGACTAACCAACATAAAAACACATTAACACTAGTTAAATATTGTGTGTTAACCTTGTGTGCTTTCCAGTATACACAGCTTATAAATGTTTGCATTGTTCATTAATTTGTATGGAATATTTGAAGGCTTAAATTGAATACAGCGAACATCCACCACCATACTAAATATATGTCAGAAATAGACTTCTTGAAATTGTTGACATggaaggaacacatacacaaaaaaagtTAATCACTCCTACACATTACTCCATTTACAACTCTAAGAATCCATAATCTGTCCTTAGAACCATAAGGATTTCACGAAGTGTGcacatgttaaaggggtcatgaaccacccctcagcCTTGGTGAAAAAACACGTGCTCCAGAAAGCAGACACTCCTACAACAGCTTGAAGTCGTGCGCAGCAAGGAGAGCTTAGAAACAGAGTGCGAAGTTGCCTTTTTCTCAGGCACCCTACTTTCATACAGAGGCCGGTGCTCcctctcttcggagctgctggTGCCTGCTGTTTGTTGTCACACAGCAGATGGCATGCAATTGGGCAGTAGCCGAGACATAAACCAAGAGTGGTGTTTGGtcagatgcgtttcttgccacgggTTGCCGCCACcatgctccatagtctgctaacattacacactAGCCACACTAGCAcgcaggaatcacaacgggaaagAGGGATCGCATTTCATCAAGCTGCGCTCAAGGTCACGCCTCCGCTGACATCACTTCTTTCCCCCTTTGTCATctctccctgcgtagcttccagcacgcttgttgggacaaaagagagaagcgctaaagcatgcgacaaatccctgtaactccactgaTTCTTGATGGATTCAAAAAAcctttgtggcaatcgatttggGAGATAATGAACTCTAACAATGAGGTTATTCAATAGTTACTACAAACAGTGGTTCAGGACCCTCTCAACATGCATCTTAACCAGCCAGAGTACATTGTTGATTCAATCATGCCTGTTAGACTGGGCAATCACCATACTTGTGAGACACCAACCTGAAAACACCCTGTGCTCCTCGTAGGTGGTGCGTGCAGTACTGCCGGATGATGTCCCACACCTTGACTGTGGAGTCGCATCCGCCGCTTGCAAGGAGCGTGCTCGTTGAGTCGAAGACCATGCATGATATGGGGCCTTGGTGAAATGACTGCCCAGGGAAGTAAAACAAGGGGGCGAGAGATATCATTGGTCTAACTCTTCATGTCCTCATTTTTAAAAAGAAGTATTAAGTAATTCTTATGCATGCGACACAAGCTGTGTTGCTAACAATCCCTTGACAAGTGCAATGCATTGTGAGGCAGTTTACAGCAAGCTTGCGTTCATAATGCCATCTATATTTTGCCAAGTGTTATTGCAATAAAGACTTCAGTTGCGACTCAGAACTTGTGGCGTCGACTCTTGTGTCCTCCAGTGTGTTTTTCACGTTGTACCCTTTGCCGTGAATGCAAAGGGTTCATATACAGCTTTTGACAGTTGTTTACCCACAGCTATTCACAAGAACTTACCTTCCAGGTCCTGGTCAGGACGTCCGCTTCTAGGTCCCATTGGCGAAGCAGCCCACTCCTTCCACTCACTGCCAGCGTGGTTTCATCTTGGCTTACGGTAAAGGTTGTCACATCCTCGTCGTCACCCTttttgaaataaagaaagaaaggcaactggTGAGCTCGGAAATCACTCGCGGTGCAACTTCGCCAATGAGAAGGAAAGCCATGAATGCTCGAGCAACAAAACACTGCACAAGTGTACTGTGCCTAAGTACTAGCTACAAAGCGAAGAAATCAACATGCAATCTTGGAAATCTTCTACCATCTTACCAAGTCAAAGGACTTCGACACTTTGCCATCTTCGACGTTGAGCACCTTGACACTGGAACCGTGTTGGCAGTAGAGGTAACCACCTTTTCCGGGCCACTACGCGAAATAAATGCATCAATAATCAAAGCAAGTGTTCGATACAGGGCGTCAATTGTACTAATATGAAGGACAGCAAACAATTTTTCGCTGCTTGCACGCGTCGATTTGAAATAAGCTTGCATGCAATACTAAAGGAAACAGCGCAGCATTTACCCAGTTTATTAGGATGGCTGTTTCGACTGGTTTAAACTCCCTATAAATTGGGCTGCGAAAACTGTCATGTAGCAACAGAATGAAGCGAACTCTCGGAAATGGACGATGTCATGATTAAAAGGTTAATACAGCACGCGATACATACGGGACAACTAAAAACAAGGAAAACACGCGCTAACTTACAACTTACATACCAGGAGAAAAGAATTTCTACACCCTACGGCGTACGTTTCACGCTTACGCGAAAAAACACCTATGTCGCAAAGTGTTTCTTTATGGTAAGTGTTGATATGACGTGAGCTGGATGTTTTCGTTGTCCAGCTGCGACATGTGAAAACGCGCGTTTATTCGCAGCTCAGACAAGTAAACAGTACTTACCTCAACAAATCGCCCAGTATAGAAGGCGTCGTACTTGGCCTGAACCTTGTAGCTAGGAATTATAAGATAAACAATAAGATTAGCCACAACGACCAAGGTTGAAACCATGCGtgttgtgaccgtttcgctagcaAGCACAAGAAATACGGACTGCCAGCAACCTTCTCTCGTAAATAGCCGCTTCAAACTTAGCTGTGGTTGCTAAATCGACAATCTTACCTTTCTTTCAATTCAGACCTCGACATTGTAGCAAAGAGACCACGCTAATCACCGTTTAAAACTTAGTCGCTGATGCGGCCCATGCTTCGCTCAGCGTGTTTGTGGAAGCGGCCATCTTGCCTAACGTGATGTCCATTGCGATACCCCGAGCTAGCCAAATTAACTGAAAccgcaaacacaaaaataaaccAAATTTCTACAATGTTAAAATTTTTCCAACAAAACTTTTGCTACAAAATCAAAATTTTGAATTATACGAATCAAACTTAGTTGCCTTATAAAgcttgtaccttttttttttttttttttttttttttatttgcgacatagacttgcccttaaggcataatatttgttttgtatatttgtgttaaatgtgcgccgttaggccggtgttgtgtatgaagtgaagaagtgtcttgtggaatgtgttgtcatgtatccatcggtcataactgtttgtgtcactgtagcgaagaccagcttgtaggagatgacgggagcgttccgactgtaatccttggcatgtccatataaggtggtatgcatctgcttgtatcaccggaacagaacagtacgggcatgtagaaccaactggtaaatgcgaccagttccatgttgaaataacagccggtgtaagggccacccctgcccgaagcctcctaagcacaacttcctccgccctagtaaggtgaagggggagagagcagacacacggtgggataagagcgcgtgtatcctgccggagaacatttttacgggcacggagagtatttaggggttgaggtggaaggggaatagatgggaggtctgtattaggagggcagtgtgcctgttggtcagcagcaatattgtgagggttcgcagcatggccttgaatccagtgtaccctgatgcaagtggctgtattgcggttcatcttatgtattgcctcgcagatttccatcaccttgtgaactttcttgagttcctggatagccgctaaagaatcggtgaatacgtcaagttgctgaattgtagacagcttagaggtgacatcccgcactgcgtcatgaatggcttgaagttccattacaagaggactggcttccgtagatagataatgctggtgaccactaatgaaattatgcgtggtgcttaggaatgatgtccttccgccgtcttgtaggatggcagcatctgtatagactttgcagatgttagcgcatggtgcatcgatgatagagcgttcgtcaataatgcctgatgtatcgctgcgccgtaacttggttgtcttattagatgtgatggtggtgaattcccagggaggcattgtatcggACTGATTGTCAATACgagacccgcgttgaaagtgagcatgcaatgcagcaacaaccggaacaagttgcttttttatttcacgcgctttttccctttgcgaaattagctctgcaatggtgttaagctgggcgtgctcctgtaaagttggtattggggtgatgcggggtaacgctgttattgtgcgcatggCATCACGGTTAATGGTCtcaactgtgccagctgtgccaaagttaaacgttgaaattgTGCCTGGTATACAATTCTTGGATGTAGAACTGTGCGTACGAGCCGTCGAGCTACATCAGTACGAGCTCCAGCTGCTTTTGATGCAATTCGGCGAATCAGATGAAGCGCTTTTGTGGAACTCTGCCTGACTTTTCGGAGCCAGTGCGCACCACTGCCGGACCGGTGAATGTCAAGACCCAGTATGCGGACTTCCGAAGCCTCAGGAATTGTCACTGTACCAAGTGTAAATGTAAAGGGGCACTGCGTGATCTTTCTGCGTCCTGCCTTGTTAGCCACCACAACATAGCTTGATTTCTGAGCGGAAATGTCCAACCCTGCGTTCCGAGTGTAGTTATCAAGTACATCAAGGGCTTGTtgaagctgttgagcttgtcttgagacgtctttatgcacagaccacaaagtcacatcatcagcatatattagaaacttcacgtctggaatccggtgtagttgccaagctagaggtattagcgcaacgttgaacagaagaggagccaaaacggaaccttgtgggacacctcTGTTGGACGTGAAGCAACCTTCTGGCTTTCCATCTACTCTTATAGCAAATGTGCGGTTGTGAAGAAAAGAGTAAATAAATCTTACGACCCGCGGCGGAAGCTTCAACACATCCTACTTGTTGTACTTAATCTCTGAGGCTATGTTTAATGGGCGAATGCGTGAAGAAGCGTGCATCTTTTTTTTCGTTACAGCGCGCTGCACTACTCCCATCCTTGCGAACAGCCGTAGTTAGCATTGTTACCGTGTGGTTATCTGCAGCTGGCAAAGAAATAACAAGTACAAAATTGCCCTGCTCCGAAAGTCTTGCAGAGTCACATGGCTGAAAAGCGACCGCGTGTCTAATATCTTTATCAGCTTGAGTGCGACAATTGTGTTGTTTAAACTGTGCCAGTCAGCGAAGTAATTTCATCTGTGCCATCGAGTTCTTGACGCCTTGGCTTCAACCTGAGTTTCGAATATAAGCCGCACAATTATGCTGGGTGTTTCTCTTGGTAAAGCCTGGAACTCATGGGCCCTTGCCAATGATTTATATTTACACCCTATTAAGTAGCACTACCCTCAAACCTAGAACGTTCGTGACTATACCGGTGGTCAATCGCTGGCCAAAGGCTCAAAGCCGACCGCACGAAGTAATTAATAAGCTAAGCCACCCtaactaagccgcgcaaggcttgaaacagcaaaactggacgattataaagactaatgtggttgcttctaggcaGTTTCTAGGCCtttgctaggtgatgcaggttgtttctaggttgcttctaggtcattgctaggctttagctagctgatgctagattgtttctacgttgattctcaggcCAGAGAAGttagagttaaaccacagacagtcacagacacgacacggatttccaaactgcagagacaggaCCTCGAgctgaaacgaagcgttcgcacttctcgtacatctatgggcacgtcgtcgttggtgtacGCCTTctgtcgcttcggggtcttctcgcagccactaGGCGATGCAGATTGTTTCTTCTATGTCATTGCTAAGCTTCAACTAGGTGATGcttctacgctgattctcagcgcgGAGAGGTTCGAATTAAACCACAGACGTACGTCACAGACAAGACACGAATATCCAAACTGCAGAGGCAGAACCTCGCGCTTAAACCAAGGGTTCGCACTTCGCATAGGTCTACGGGCACGTAgtcgttggcgtaagccttcTATTGCTTCACGGTCttgtcgcagccgccgttgcctttcccgttccctagtattctcttgtacgtactcgggatgtccggctcgccgccgtcgcttcgcagccatttgttgggccaactgttgccttcttcatttttaatggaccagtggtgagtagtaggattaacccaatttctgtggcacatacctatttacgatgatgatagtttattgCTTCGCCGGACAAGGAGTGattcgctaaacagcttcgctgttaaagacgAACCTGGCTCTCATGGACAGAGTCGCACAATTAATGGGGTTGGCGTTCCAAATACACAATTTACGTGAGAGACGCGCAGAGTAGCACAAGACCGGCTGGAGCATAGTAGCATATAAATGCAGTTCATTAGACTTTGACCATCATCAAGTGCATGGACCAAGGCGTTCTAACACCGCCTGCCAATGCAATGCTGCGGCCGCTAGCGAGTGAATCGAACTTACAACCATGCGTTCTGAGCAAAAGCGCACCATGTGTACACCATGAGTAATTAGCTGGAATTCACTGATAATTATTGTTCTGTCCTCCATATGTTTTTTCCGCTCAATGAAAATAAATTTCGCGTATTCTGTTTTGTTTCAACGACTGTGGATTGCCTTTCTGCGGGGCGTTGATCAACACCTGGTGGCCGTAGAAGTGCGCACAGTGGAGGGGGAGGCAGATggaggcagctgccccccccccccccaaatacgTCGTTATTGCACTGCGTTCTGATCGTAAGGGCTTCAGTGGGGAGggtgcggggggagggggggggggcatggtgaAACTTGACCAACTTCCTC
Proteins encoded:
- the LOC119392901 gene encoding transducin beta-like protein 3, which gives rise to MSRSELKESYKVQAKYDAFYTGRFVEWPGKGGYLYCQHGSSVKVLNVEDGKVSKSFDLGDDEDVTTFTVSQDETTLAVSGRSGLLRQWDLEADVLTRTWKSFHQGPISCMVFDSTSTLLASGGCDSTVKVWDIIRQYCTHHLRGAQGVFRLVSHKYGDCPV